In the genome of Christensenella timonensis, one region contains:
- the cdaA gene encoding diadenylate cyclase CdaA, translated as MEKFWEPLVNSLLAFTWLDALDIIIVAVILYWVIKLLAKTRAIRVLIGLGIILILARVFVVFDLKTASWLFNAILTAGAVLIVILFQPEIRRALETLGRGKIFSFASKTQVDVQKAEKIIEEISRAVLNMSKQKVGAILVFERKTGLGDITESGTVLQADISSELIENIFYPNTPLHDGAMILRRDKILAAGCFLPLSDNKQIAQELGTRHRASLGISEVSDAYVLVVSEEKGIISFVYDGVLKRYIDAKMLKEILSELYMPETDEKPNKKLTGSKFKRKVGDDE; from the coding sequence TTGGAAAAGTTCTGGGAACCGCTTGTAAACAGTTTGCTGGCCTTTACATGGCTTGACGCGCTCGATATCATTATCGTGGCGGTCATCCTTTATTGGGTCATCAAGCTGCTCGCGAAAACGCGGGCCATACGGGTGTTGATCGGGCTGGGGATCATCCTGATCCTGGCGCGGGTGTTCGTTGTGTTTGATTTAAAGACAGCCTCGTGGCTGTTTAACGCGATCCTGACGGCGGGCGCCGTCCTGATCGTCATATTGTTCCAGCCGGAGATCCGGCGGGCGCTAGAGACGCTGGGGCGTGGGAAAATATTTTCTTTTGCCAGCAAGACGCAGGTCGACGTTCAAAAAGCGGAGAAGATCATCGAAGAGATCTCGCGCGCGGTACTCAATATGTCCAAGCAGAAGGTGGGCGCGATCCTCGTTTTTGAGCGTAAGACGGGGCTGGGGGATATCACGGAGTCGGGCACGGTGCTCCAAGCGGATATCTCCAGTGAACTGATCGAAAACATTTTTTATCCGAATACGCCGCTTCACGACGGGGCGATGATCCTGCGCAGGGACAAAATACTGGCTGCGGGTTGCTTCCTGCCGCTTTCCGACAACAAGCAAATCGCGCAGGAATTAGGGACGCGCCACCGGGCGTCGCTGGGGATATCTGAAGTTTCCGACGCATATGTCCTCGTCGTTTCCGAAGAAAAGGGAATCATTTCGTTTGTATATGACGGCGTGCTCAAGCGTTACATCGACGCAAAGATGCTCAAAGAGATATTATCCGAGCTGTATATGCCGGAAACGGATGAAAAGCCGAATAAAAAACTCACCGGTTCCAAATTCAAACGGAAGGTGGGTGACGACGAATGA
- a CDS encoding ABC transporter ATP-binding protein, producing MYRVKNLVYRDILHIGDLHFPKGRSTAVTGPSGAGKTTLLKLLDGLYLPDSGQIFYDGRDIRALKNLRRRVTMAAQSPVVYEGNVGYNLKIAFDFSDRPVPEDSFFEDILRCVQLPVPLSHETKMLSGGERSRLCLARALSLKSETYLIDEPTSALDEDTQLAVMRNILRFIRELGSTVILVTHSPESAELCDRHAEVHKGGGFTWIR from the coding sequence ATGTACCGGGTAAAAAATCTTGTTTACCGCGACATTCTGCATATTGGCGATCTGCATTTTCCAAAAGGACGGTCGACCGCGGTCACCGGCCCTTCCGGCGCCGGGAAAACAACGCTTTTAAAATTGCTCGACGGCCTTTACCTGCCGGACAGCGGACAAATTTTTTATGACGGACGCGATATCCGTGCGCTTAAGAACCTGCGCCGCCGCGTCACCATGGCAGCCCAGTCCCCCGTGGTCTACGAAGGCAATGTCGGTTATAATTTGAAGATCGCCTTTGATTTTTCCGACCGTCCTGTGCCGGAGGATTCTTTTTTTGAAGATATCCTGCGCTGCGTACAGCTTCCCGTTCCGCTCAGCCACGAAACGAAAATGTTGTCCGGAGGGGAACGCTCCAGGCTATGCCTTGCGCGCGCCCTTTCCTTAAAAAGCGAAACTTACCTCATCGACGAGCCCACGAGCGCGCTCGATGAAGATACGCAGCTTGCCGTCATGCGGAATATCCTCAGGTTCATCCGTGAGCTCGGGAGCACAGTCATATTGGTCACACATTCGCCTGAAAGCGCGGAGCTGTGCGACCGCCATGCCGAGGTGCATAAAGGGGGCGGATTTACATGGATTCGGTAG
- the trxA gene encoding thioredoxin has product MSIKHITEGQFDSEVLQDKNMVLVDFYADWCGPCKMLTPILEEIDGEIPNLKIVKVNVDEAQNLAKEYGVMSIPTVYLFDGGAKMGRFVGVKSKEEIVDFVENA; this is encoded by the coding sequence ATGAGTATCAAACATATCACCGAAGGACAGTTCGACTCAGAGGTTCTGCAAGATAAAAATATGGTGTTAGTCGATTTTTATGCCGATTGGTGCGGACCGTGCAAAATGCTTACGCCTATCCTGGAAGAAATCGACGGCGAAATCCCGAACCTGAAAATCGTTAAGGTCAATGTCGACGAGGCGCAGAATCTTGCCAAGGAATACGGGGTGATGTCCATTCCCACCGTTTATCTTTTTGACGGCGGTGCAAAAATGGGCCGCTTTGTCGGCGTAAAATCCAAGGAAGAGATCGTCGACTTCGTAGAAAACGCATAA
- a CDS encoding glycosyltransferase family 2 protein, producing MGKLKNLAKVAGKLKNKKWKRVRVIIRDYGMREFLRRVKEKMQYGDGSMGLSRRFAIITNESFIKNPANPAGYHPEQSVTFTVAPASRNIGQVDILTQSESPEDTITMTIRDAGGQVLLEKTSADIENNGYTVFSFLPLLNVMHVPLTFTFTASSPTCGVFVNRHKSKHGFILEGGGCIACRLYLRVDAEYLHWMKNNTPTEEEYAAQRAHLFAYSPKISIIVPLYNTSERFFREMADSVIAQTYANWELCLADGSTQANGLQSIAASYHDERIVYKRLDQNEGISGNSNRAIEMATGEYIALLDHDDTLMPQALYENVALINKDRDYEFIYSDEDKITEDGDRRFDPFFKPDFAPNMFLAFNYITHFVVMKKSLLDEVGAFNAQFNGAQDYDLFLRATEKAKKVGHIADILYHWRISETSTAFSSDTKSYTVEAGKKALEAAFLRRGMKNAHVSYHTLDNYYITSYDIPTPHPLISIIIPNKDESATLKKCIDSILSKSTYDNYEILVVENNSTGKEIFAYYEKLKQHNNIRVVTWDGIFNYAAINNFAARQAKGELLLFLNNDVSIISPDWLEQMAMHAVRREIGAVGAKLYYPDDTIQHAGVVLKIGPVAGHSHKHLDRWEVGSFGRMTFAQDVAGVTAACLMVRKSVFEEAGGFDEQFVVAFNDVDLCLKIREKGYINLFTPFAELYHYESKTRGYEETPEKIKRFEGEQKKWLSKWDAKYPYDPLYSKNLTHEFEDYSINPNRTRDD from the coding sequence ATGGGTAAACTGAAAAATCTCGCGAAGGTTGCGGGAAAACTCAAAAACAAAAAATGGAAACGCGTGCGCGTCATTATCCGGGACTATGGCATGCGCGAGTTCCTGCGCCGCGTCAAAGAGAAGATGCAATATGGAGACGGCTCTATGGGCCTTTCGCGCAGGTTTGCCATCATCACCAACGAATCGTTTATCAAAAATCCCGCAAATCCTGCCGGTTACCATCCGGAGCAAAGTGTGACCTTTACCGTCGCCCCCGCTTCTCGTAACATTGGCCAGGTGGATATCCTGACACAGAGCGAGAGCCCGGAAGATACTATCACCATGACAATACGGGATGCAGGCGGCCAAGTGCTTTTGGAAAAAACATCGGCAGATATCGAAAACAACGGCTACACCGTTTTTTCATTTCTACCCTTGCTTAACGTTATGCATGTACCGCTTACGTTTACTTTTACGGCATCCTCGCCTACATGCGGCGTATTTGTGAACCGTCATAAAAGCAAGCATGGTTTCATCTTAGAAGGCGGCGGCTGCATCGCTTGCCGGCTGTATCTCCGCGTCGACGCCGAATATCTGCATTGGATGAAAAACAATACGCCTACCGAGGAAGAATATGCCGCGCAGCGCGCCCATCTATTTGCGTATTCGCCTAAAATCAGCATTATCGTGCCCCTTTATAATACCTCCGAACGCTTTTTCCGCGAGATGGCCGATTCTGTGATCGCTCAGACCTATGCAAACTGGGAGCTGTGTTTGGCGGACGGCAGCACGCAGGCAAACGGCCTGCAAAGTATCGCCGCTTCCTACCATGACGAACGCATCGTCTATAAAAGGCTCGATCAAAACGAAGGGATCTCCGGCAATTCCAACCGCGCGATCGAGATGGCGACAGGCGAATATATTGCGCTGTTAGACCACGACGATACGCTCATGCCGCAGGCGCTCTACGAAAATGTAGCCCTGATCAACAAAGACCGGGATTATGAATTCATCTATTCGGACGAGGATAAGATCACAGAGGATGGCGACAGGCGCTTCGATCCATTTTTCAAGCCGGATTTTGCGCCCAATATGTTCCTTGCGTTCAATTACATCACGCACTTCGTAGTCATGAAAAAATCCCTGCTCGATGAAGTCGGCGCTTTTAACGCGCAGTTTAACGGCGCGCAGGATTACGACCTTTTTTTGCGCGCAACGGAAAAAGCCAAAAAAGTCGGCCATATCGCCGACATCCTCTACCACTGGCGGATATCCGAAACGTCTACGGCGTTTTCATCCGATACCAAAAGCTATACGGTGGAGGCCGGAAAAAAGGCTCTCGAAGCAGCCTTTTTGCGCCGTGGCATGAAAAACGCGCATGTTTCCTATCATACGCTCGATAACTATTACATTACAAGCTACGATATCCCCACGCCGCATCCGCTCATTTCCATCATCATTCCCAACAAGGATGAGAGCGCTACGCTTAAAAAGTGTATCGATTCGATTTTATCCAAATCGACGTACGATAATTACGAAATCCTCGTCGTGGAAAACAACAGTACAGGCAAGGAAATTTTCGCGTATTACGAAAAATTGAAACAGCATAACAACATCCGTGTCGTTACCTGGGACGGTATTTTTAACTACGCGGCCATCAACAATTTTGCCGCCCGGCAGGCAAAAGGCGAATTGCTGCTGTTTTTAAACAACGATGTGTCGATCATCTCCCCCGACTGGCTGGAGCAAATGGCCATGCATGCGGTGCGCCGGGAGATCGGTGCGGTGGGTGCGAAGCTCTACTATCCCGACGATACCATCCAGCATGCCGGCGTGGTTCTCAAAATCGGCCCGGTCGCCGGACATTCCCACAAGCACCTTGACCGCTGGGAGGTGGGTTCGTTTGGCCGCATGACCTTTGCGCAGGATGTCGCAGGCGTGACCGCCGCCTGCCTGATGGTCAGAAAAAGTGTGTTTGAAGAGGCCGGCGGCTTTGACGAGCAGTTTGTCGTCGCATTCAACGATGTAGACTTGTGCCTGAAAATACGTGAAAAAGGCTATATCAACCTGTTCACGCCGTTTGCCGAGCTTTACCACTACGAGTCCAAAACGCGCGGCTACGAAGAAACCCCTGAAAAAATCAAACGCTTTGAGGGCGAGCAAAAAAAGTGGCTTTCCAAGTGGGACGCAAAGTATCCGTACGATCCCCTGTACAGCAAGAACCTGACGCACGAGTTTGAGGATTATTCGATCAATCCCAACCGTACGCGCGACGATTAA
- a CDS encoding ABC transporter permease, which translates to MDSVVITIWQLVAAYIFVILLLVLFKIRGIDKKKQVVISTLRMTLQLVLAGYLLTLAFNNPSWWLTLAIFLGMLVFAVLTVTYRAPKELRPIVRRPVAVAITIGSSCVMVYFLALVIGVKPWYETRYFVSIAGMVLGNSMTGVALSMNTLVTEFKQSRGHIEQALMLGATPKRAVRDSINNAFTNAILPTLTSMLTMGIVTLPGMMTGQILAGTPPELAVRYQIGVMLAILGSVAICVLIFLTMASRCFLKREFNGVEV; encoded by the coding sequence ATGGATTCGGTAGTCATCACCATCTGGCAGCTCGTTGCCGCTTATATTTTTGTGATCCTGCTCCTTGTCTTGTTCAAGATACGCGGGATCGACAAGAAAAAGCAAGTCGTCATATCGACATTGCGCATGACGTTGCAACTGGTGCTGGCAGGGTATCTCCTGACCCTTGCGTTCAATAACCCCAGCTGGTGGCTCACGCTGGCAATCTTTTTAGGCATGCTCGTATTTGCCGTCCTGACCGTTACGTACCGCGCACCCAAAGAGCTGCGCCCCATTGTGCGGCGGCCGGTCGCAGTTGCCATCACGATCGGCTCCTCGTGCGTCATGGTTTATTTCCTGGCCCTGGTCATTGGCGTTAAGCCATGGTACGAAACGCGTTATTTCGTCAGCATCGCGGGCATGGTACTCGGCAATTCCATGACAGGCGTCGCCCTTTCCATGAATACGCTGGTCACGGAGTTCAAGCAAAGCCGCGGGCACATCGAACAGGCGCTTATGCTGGGTGCGACGCCCAAACGCGCTGTTCGCGACAGCATCAACAACGCGTTTACGAACGCCATTCTGCCCACGCTAACGTCCATGCTCACGATGGGTATCGTCACCTTGCCGGGCATGATGACCGGGCAGATCCTTGCAGGAACGCCGCCCGAGCTTGCCGTGCGTTACCAGATCGGCGTGATGCTTGCTATCCTGGGCAGCGTCGCCATCTGCGTGCTCATCTTCCTCACCATGGCCTCGCGCTGTTTTTTAAAACGGGAATTCAATGGCGTGGAAGTATAA
- a CDS encoding dihydrolipoamide acetyltransferase family protein, with the protein MTKVMSTPAAKRVAGERKIDLAKVKGTGIGGYVQLSDVLSFKGGRATFLARAMADYLGLDIDAVPAEGDMVRKADVLAYKALMGEDKIIPLNGMRKTIARQMKASLDTAAQYTIMGEADCSKLKPLMKQYTADCLEKTGVKPTFSDLFIKAAAMALKMNPMLNSSFMEDHVLLKGNINIGLAVSLGEDGLIVPNLKNAHMMSLYEITKMREDLVTRAREGKLTPDEYSGGTFSISNYGRTPVQYFTPIINVPESAIIGIGNMTNKPVAVGNDIGIRPMLGLSLTLDHRHIDGTTGEKFLKDFRDIIENPDQLLDESNLSK; encoded by the coding sequence ATGACAAAAGTGATGTCCACACCCGCTGCGAAGCGCGTAGCGGGAGAACGAAAAATTGACCTTGCAAAGGTCAAGGGAACAGGCATCGGCGGTTATGTGCAATTAAGCGACGTGCTTTCCTTCAAGGGAGGCAGGGCGACGTTTTTGGCCCGCGCGATGGCGGATTACTTAGGGCTCGATATCGACGCGGTACCGGCCGAAGGCGATATGGTGCGCAAGGCGGACGTGCTTGCTTATAAGGCGCTGATGGGCGAAGATAAGATCATACCGCTGAACGGTATGAGAAAAACGATCGCGAGACAGATGAAGGCAAGTCTTGATACGGCGGCGCAGTATACGATCATGGGCGAGGCGGATTGTTCCAAACTAAAGCCGCTCATGAAACAGTACACGGCGGACTGCCTGGAGAAAACAGGCGTAAAGCCGACGTTTTCCGATCTGTTTATCAAGGCGGCGGCGATGGCGCTCAAGATGAATCCTATGCTGAATTCGTCCTTTATGGAAGACCACGTGCTTTTGAAAGGAAATATCAACATCGGCCTTGCGGTATCGCTGGGCGAGGACGGACTCATCGTACCGAACCTGAAAAACGCGCACATGATGTCCCTATATGAAATCACGAAGATGCGCGAGGATCTCGTGACGCGCGCAAGGGAAGGAAAGCTGACGCCGGACGAATATTCCGGAGGAACGTTCTCCATTTCCAATTATGGGCGCACGCCGGTACAGTATTTCACACCGATCATCAACGTGCCGGAAAGTGCGATCATCGGCATCGGCAACATGACGAATAAGCCGGTAGCGGTTGGAAACGATATTGGTATCCGCCCGATGCTGGGATTGAGCCTGACGCTTGACCACAGGCACATCGACGGGACGACAGGCGAAAAATTCTTGAAGGATTTCCGTGATATCATCGAAAATCCGGATCAGTTGCTTGACGAAAGCAACCTTAGCAAGTAG
- a CDS encoding alpha-ketoacid dehydrogenase subunit beta — MSTITYVQAVSDALKEELRRDEKVFLLGEDMGVYGGCFGVTRGFLDEFGPDRIMDTPISEGGFTGIAVGAAMAGYRPVVEYMFSDFVTCAMDLICNQAAKQRFMLGGQVKIPLVIRTPEGSGTGAAAQHSQSLEAWFCHVPGLKVVCPATPYDVKGLLKAAIREDNPIVFYEHKLLYGTKGEVPDEEYVLPIGKADVKREGKDITIISYSMTLLKALKAAEMLEKDGIDAEVVDLRTVSPLDVETIVASAKKTGHVLVTHEGVQKFGVGAEVSSIINDSEAFFYLDRPVRRFGGADDIPIPYSPQLEAMVVPQAETIYEKAKELLK; from the coding sequence ATGAGTACAATTACTTATGTACAGGCGGTTTCAGACGCCTTAAAAGAAGAACTGAGAAGGGACGAAAAAGTCTTTTTGCTGGGTGAGGACATGGGCGTATACGGCGGGTGTTTCGGCGTAACGCGTGGATTCCTCGATGAATTCGGCCCGGACAGGATCATGGATACGCCCATTTCCGAAGGCGGTTTTACAGGGATCGCGGTAGGCGCAGCCATGGCGGGTTACCGTCCGGTCGTGGAATACATGTTCTCCGACTTTGTGACGTGCGCGATGGACCTGATCTGCAACCAGGCTGCAAAACAGCGTTTTATGCTGGGCGGGCAGGTCAAGATTCCGCTCGTCATCCGTACCCCGGAGGGAAGCGGCACGGGCGCTGCTGCGCAGCATTCCCAAAGCCTCGAAGCATGGTTCTGCCATGTGCCGGGATTAAAAGTCGTATGCCCGGCAACGCCTTATGATGTCAAGGGGCTATTAAAGGCGGCGATACGCGAGGATAACCCGATCGTATTTTACGAGCACAAGCTTTTGTACGGTACGAAGGGCGAGGTTCCGGACGAAGAATACGTGCTGCCCATCGGCAAAGCGGATGTGAAGCGCGAAGGAAAAGATATTACGATCATCAGCTATTCGATGACGCTCTTAAAGGCGCTCAAGGCTGCGGAGATGCTGGAAAAAGACGGTATCGACGCGGAAGTGGTCGACTTGCGTACGGTATCGCCGCTCGATGTGGAAACGATCGTTGCTTCGGCGAAAAAGACAGGGCACGTCCTGGTGACGCACGAAGGCGTGCAGAAGTTTGGCGTGGGTGCGGAAGTATCCTCCATTATCAATGACAGCGAAGCGTTCTTCTATCTTGACAGGCCGGTAAGGCGGTTCGGCGGCGCGGACGATATTCCGATCCCGTACTCCCCGCAGCTTGAGGCTATGGTGGTTCCGCAGGCGGAAACGATTTACGAAAAAGCAAAAGAATTGCTGAAATAG
- a CDS encoding SpoIIE family protein phosphatase, whose product MDTIMNDTEYLASVLGAMSDMVRVISRDGKVVMANEAFEKRFGAGEGHKCYEPFHQDAPCEHCLSREVLEEGGPKRLTRKVGGRVYSVTVSPLKGPDGSNIAAVEVFRDITLDYNIKQNLLMQNAKMQKDLQLARKLQEALVKSTMPKVGCGYELTAGFFPCEAVGGDIYDCTVYDDKLVVYLADVSGHGVMPAMLSVFFSRVVRAACLMGYFKPSEILNYAEHEFLDLNLSDAIYITAFITVIDLKTNEATYSNAGLSVMPVLYKDGEFRELYMPSHPLCDWFLDTPFADGTFTFEDGMRFLIYSDGVDDIHSDPKVKERLFELLGQDTFNSKDFIKEVREELHSNPEDDLTMLLCEKKAYQEDKGE is encoded by the coding sequence ATGGACACGATCATGAATGACACCGAATACTTAGCGTCTGTTTTAGGCGCAATGAGCGATATGGTGCGCGTTATATCAAGGGACGGCAAAGTCGTTATGGCAAACGAGGCGTTTGAAAAACGCTTTGGTGCTGGGGAGGGCCATAAATGCTATGAACCGTTCCATCAGGATGCGCCGTGCGAGCACTGCCTTTCGCGGGAAGTGCTCGAAGAGGGAGGCCCCAAACGTCTGACGCGCAAGGTGGGTGGGCGCGTCTATTCGGTGACGGTTTCACCTTTAAAAGGGCCGGATGGAAGCAATATCGCGGCAGTGGAAGTGTTCCGCGATATCACGCTTGACTACAATATCAAACAAAACCTGCTGATGCAGAATGCAAAGATGCAAAAGGATTTACAGTTGGCGCGTAAATTGCAGGAGGCGCTTGTTAAGAGCACTATGCCTAAAGTCGGCTGCGGGTATGAGCTGACGGCAGGTTTTTTCCCGTGCGAGGCAGTCGGCGGGGATATTTACGACTGTACCGTTTATGATGATAAGCTGGTCGTCTACCTGGCGGATGTGTCGGGGCATGGCGTCATGCCTGCGATGTTGTCCGTGTTTTTCTCAAGGGTGGTACGCGCCGCCTGTTTGATGGGATATTTCAAACCGTCCGAGATCCTGAACTATGCGGAGCATGAGTTTTTGGACTTGAATTTGTCGGATGCGATTTATATTACTGCATTCATCACCGTTATTGATTTGAAGACGAATGAAGCGACCTATTCCAACGCGGGCTTGTCCGTTATGCCCGTGCTTTATAAGGACGGGGAATTCAGGGAGCTTTATATGCCCTCGCACCCGCTGTGCGACTGGTTTTTGGATACGCCGTTTGCGGACGGGACGTTTACCTTTGAAGACGGCATGCGCTTTTTGATCTATTCGGATGGCGTGGACGATATCCATAGCGATCCTAAGGTAAAGGAGCGTTTGTTCGAGCTGCTCGGGCAGGATACGTTCAACAGTAAGGATTTTATCAAGGAAGTACGGGAAGAACTGCACAGCAATCCGGAGGACGACCTGACGATGCTGCTGTGCGAGAAGAAGGCTTACCAGGAAGACAAGGGAGAGTAA
- the lpdA gene encoding dihydrolipoyl dehydrogenase: protein MGNFITMPKLGMTMAEGKIIKWLVEEGATVEKGDYIFEVETDKTSLEVDVLYSGTILKIYYGAGETAPVNEPVAFIGQEGEEIPEVDKSAAAAPEEAEAAPAPAAAPAAVAPAKKEVTKEKAKRPEGNFDYDLVVIGAGPGGYVAAIRAAQLGAKVAVVEKDTVGGTCLNRGCIPTKAYYASAKHWKDIQNADEFGISVSGSSFDWKKILNRKNKIVEQLTNGVGGLFKKNKVELIQGEAVVEKANEVKVGGKTYTCAFMLLATGAKPASVIKTDARLLNTDQILDIDKLPASIVIIGGGVIGCEMACIFNAFGVQTTVVELMDQILPMTDDEVAATLAEHMKKSGINLLTGTTCDEIKEGNGKYTIKLSNGQTMECEMMLEAVGRSAEGSGFEKLDVKRTPKGCVEVDDLMRTSVDNIYAIGDINGKFQLAHAASEQGILAVEHMFGGIESADEQPVPSCIFTDLEIAFVGLTEKQAKEQGIPVKTYKFPYAANGKALTLGEAEGFVKVIADERWGEILGVHIIGAEASSMIEEAVMAMRCEATAQAAGSTIHAHPTLSETLMEAFLGASRGAIHM, encoded by the coding sequence ATGGGTAATTTTATTACGATGCCTAAGCTCGGTATGACGATGGCTGAGGGCAAGATCATAAAATGGTTGGTAGAGGAAGGCGCGACGGTAGAAAAGGGCGACTACATCTTTGAAGTGGAAACGGACAAGACTTCGCTGGAAGTGGACGTTTTGTATTCCGGTACGATCCTGAAAATCTATTACGGCGCAGGTGAAACGGCGCCGGTCAACGAACCGGTGGCATTCATCGGGCAGGAGGGAGAGGAGATCCCGGAGGTAGACAAATCGGCGGCAGCGGCGCCGGAAGAAGCAGAGGCAGCACCTGCCCCGGCGGCAGCGCCCGCAGCGGTGGCTCCGGCGAAAAAGGAAGTCACAAAGGAAAAAGCGAAGCGGCCGGAAGGTAACTTTGATTATGACCTGGTCGTCATCGGCGCGGGCCCGGGCGGATATGTTGCGGCCATCCGTGCGGCGCAGCTGGGCGCAAAGGTTGCGGTCGTGGAAAAGGACACGGTAGGCGGCACATGCCTAAACCGCGGATGCATCCCCACAAAGGCGTACTACGCAAGCGCGAAGCACTGGAAGGATATCCAGAACGCGGATGAGTTTGGTATCTCGGTGAGCGGATCCTCCTTTGACTGGAAGAAGATCCTTAATAGGAAGAATAAGATCGTGGAGCAGCTTACGAACGGCGTAGGCGGGCTCTTCAAGAAAAACAAGGTAGAACTCATACAGGGCGAAGCAGTTGTCGAGAAAGCCAACGAAGTCAAGGTCGGCGGCAAGACGTATACCTGCGCGTTTATGCTGCTTGCGACGGGCGCAAAGCCGGCTTCGGTGATCAAGACGGACGCGAGGCTCCTCAATACAGACCAGATCCTCGATATCGACAAGCTGCCTGCGTCCATCGTGATTATTGGCGGCGGCGTGATCGGCTGCGAAATGGCGTGCATCTTCAATGCGTTCGGCGTACAGACGACGGTTGTGGAGCTGATGGATCAGATCCTGCCCATGACGGACGACGAAGTGGCGGCAACGCTGGCAGAGCACATGAAGAAGAGCGGTATCAACCTTCTGACGGGCACGACATGCGACGAGATCAAGGAAGGAAACGGCAAGTATACGATCAAGCTTTCCAATGGACAGACCATGGAATGTGAAATGATGCTGGAAGCGGTCGGAAGGAGCGCAGAGGGCAGCGGTTTTGAAAAGCTCGACGTGAAACGTACGCCCAAGGGCTGCGTGGAAGTGGATGACCTCATGCGTACGAGCGTGGACAATATCTATGCGATCGGCGACATCAACGGAAAGTTCCAGCTCGCGCATGCAGCTTCCGAGCAGGGCATCCTTGCGGTGGAGCACATGTTTGGCGGAATCGAATCCGCGGACGAACAGCCCGTCCCGTCGTGTATCTTCACAGACCTGGAGATCGCGTTTGTAGGGTTGACGGAAAAGCAGGCAAAGGAACAGGGTATCCCGGTGAAGACGTATAAGTTCCCCTATGCGGCAAACGGCAAAGCGCTGACGCTCGGCGAAGCGGAAGGCTTTGTGAAAGTGATTGCAGATGAACGCTGGGGCGAGATCCTGGGCGTGCATATCATCGGTGCGGAAGCTTCGAGCATGATCGAAGAGGCTGTAATGGCGATGCGCTGCGAAGCGACGGCGCAGGCGGCGGGCAGCACCATCCACGCGCATCCGACCCTTTCAGAGACCCTGATGGAAGCGTTCCTCGGCGCAAGCCGCGGCGCGATCCACATGTAA
- a CDS encoding GtrA family protein, which yields MDTSRITVLLTGSDKTLSQQLSQAGFRILEPQPDMTMRAFFQFALKESDAPLFVRLDAGEGFVFEDVEKVAQAATGEPEKVYVGSREQTVKKSLAQNIYGFLSGIEARDVCSSLFAMSRENLELMTRMKSKDRAFCSNILLEAREKNLAIVDIPTQAKIDTAPGFELLTSSLKLYLVFIKFSIAAFIAYLVDIGTFYLFQKLFSFLDDEFKILTATVISRILCSIATYLLNKGAVFNSQARSRGTVIRFIILAAAQLIVSWLLVWGIGSMLGGGDEVNTLLKVVVDLIIFIASFSIQRDWVFKESKGLLK from the coding sequence ATGGATACGAGCAGGATAACGGTTCTTCTGACCGGCAGCGACAAAACTTTATCACAGCAACTGAGCCAGGCCGGCTTCCGCATACTTGAGCCGCAGCCGGACATGACTATGCGCGCATTTTTCCAGTTTGCACTCAAGGAGTCGGATGCGCCTCTTTTTGTGCGCCTTGACGCGGGTGAAGGTTTTGTCTTTGAGGATGTCGAAAAGGTCGCACAGGCGGCGACGGGCGAACCTGAAAAGGTCTATGTCGGTTCGCGGGAACAGACCGTGAAAAAATCCCTTGCGCAGAATATTTACGGTTTTTTGTCGGGGATCGAAGCACGCGACGTGTGTTCCTCGCTGTTTGCCATGTCACGCGAAAACCTGGAGCTCATGACGCGTATGAAAAGCAAGGATAGGGCCTTTTGTTCCAATATCCTTTTGGAAGCGCGTGAAAAGAACCTGGCGATCGTGGATATTCCCACACAGGCCAAAATCGATACGGCCCCCGGTTTTGAGCTCCTTACCTCTTCCTTGAAGCTGTACCTCGTATTCATCAAGTTCAGCATCGCCGCGTTCATCGCATATCTGGTGGACATCGGCACTTTCTACCTGTTTCAAAAGCTTTTCTCGTTTTTGGACGATGAATTCAAAATACTGACGGCGACCGTTATCTCGAGGATCTTGTGTTCCATTGCGACTTACCTGCTCAATAAAGGCGCCGTATTCAATTCACAGGCCCGTTCGCGCGGCACCGTGATCCGTTTCATCATCCTCGCCGCCGCGCAGCTCATCGTTTCCTGGCTGCTGGTCTGGGGGATCGGTTCCATGCTGGGCGGCGGCGACGAAGTCAATACGCTGCTCAAGGTAGTGGTGGATCTCATCATTTTTATTGCCAGTTTTTCCATCCAGCGCGACTGGGTATTCAAAGAATCAAAAGGCCTCTTAAAGTAA